aacctcttgcaccaaggccgtgcACTTagaccgactgtgccatccttgccccCATATAAGCAGGTACAAAAGTCACACCAGATCAACTCCGATTGCTCACCTCACCTTATCACCTTGATAAGGCCTCGAGAAATCACCCCagccctaatctttaagctacatgtaaccTCGGTGAAATCTGGGCAAACGTTGAATAGTTTGGGTTTACAAAACCATCTAACAATCCGCGTTGAGCAATCGGAGTTAATCCAGTCCAACTTTTGTACCTACTCATTGGAAATAGGTAACAAAGGCTTAGACTTTAATAAAGGAATTATACCATTTTGCATTGGACGTCAAAATTGAGCATGCATCTAGCTAATTTATAGGTACATTTCTGGACACACAGTGTCACTTAGACCTAAATTCTCCCTATttcaaatatatgaaatttTCATATGTTTCTtctgtcacaattttttttgttcacgAGCAAGGTTGTTTCTAGGAGTTGCTCACATCATTGAGTAATATAAAATGTTTTCTCATCTTGCAGTTGGGACTGCAGGAATCCCAAGGTCACTGATGGTCTGGAAAGATTATGTTTCACTAAAAAATCTGCAAAATAATTTTCAATCATTGGCAAAATTAAATCAACACAACACATTTCATTTGCTTAAatccttatttttcttttacccTCTCTTGGTAAAAAATGTGAAGAAAGATTCACCTGTATACTGGAAGCATTATTGGTAATGGAGCTGATAAATGTGGAGCAATGGCCAGTAGATTTGCTCTCTCGTGCAATGCTTCCTTTACAAGACGATACTGCAAAAAGTCAGAAAGAAGGAGAATCAAGGAGTTAAAGTTAACACAACCCAGATAAGACAATTGAACACAATATTACACAAATTGAAGAGCTGCATCTCATAAACAGCAAATTGAACGTTACTTTCGTTTAGCATTGAAccgttgtaagttgaacacagTGAGCAAAAATTAAACCAATGGGGTAAAAAGACATCAATTCCTAATTTGTTCTCTTATGCTTTCACCTTCATGACGTCACTTTTATCTATGGTAAATTGTAATAAATCTAGAGGGTGTGTGAATTGCGACTAACATGGACATATACGTGATTGTGGATGATCTCTGCTTTCTGCAACATCTGCTTCCTGACTCTGTTTACAGAGGAGTGGAATTTTCTTGAGGGCAGGCAATTCAGTTGGAATTTGTCATTATTTCTCCCTTTCAAcgaaaaattcaaatttaacctGTTCTCGGTCCAGTTGCATAATAGCCTTCTGCAGGTAACGCACACCTCCATGGATCAGTTTGGTGCTGCGACTGCTTGTCCCACATGAGAAATCATCCCTTTCCACCAAAGCAGTAGACAGGCCTGTAAAAATTTTACAAACTGGATTTTAAAAGTCACATGAGCTGAAGCAACATCATACATTGTCCTCTCTCTGCTATCCCAATGACACCGTGCAATCATCTTGTCCACTGAATAACAGAAAAAATGCTTATCTGcaacaaacaaaacatttccTGGGTTTACGCTGGACCATTAACACCCTCCCaacagagcctccttttgtctttttctttactgaagaggtcagaaaaggaggctctgcctgaatcgcATCAACTCTTTGAAGCTGCCATAGCACGAACTTCTGGAcaagtcaatcttgttttctctcatcAAACTGGTTTTTCCTGGCAAGCATCCagttagtgacaaaaccgatggttataactGAGCCCACTGCACCGTGAAAAACCAAGATCTGGCATATTAAGCTTGGGTttgagactgtatcctggcaacatacagcgcatactcaataaagatcttactctattcatgcagagtctttctcgagaacgcctaaatcgagcaagcaaaagaaaggctctgctagcagggtggacCATTAATGAGTTACTTGGAATCTTGGTGATGCTTGGATTTAAATTCTATCCCACAACTACATCACAAAGAGTAACTACACcaagttcccagtgttgtggtctgacatgttccttcaagaaaaaaaatatggtgTCAGCTTCACAGCTAATTGTCttagtttgggtgcattgcgTTATCCAATATTGaacgggggaaagggggtgggtgACTTCCAACGACTTATGACTGTGATTGCAGCTATAAGTCGAAGGAACTTTGCAAGTGCTGACATGTACATGTTGTTGTAGATGTTGAAACTGTAGCACTCAGAGCTAGTGTGTGTTTATGCACACTTAGtctattattttaattttgccCACCTCTTGTCACAGAATCCAGTGCTACACCACAGCCTGTAGCACCACCTCCTATCACCAAAACATCAAATTGTGGTGTATCTTTCAAAGCACTGATGTGAACAGATCTTGATGGAAGAGCGATAATGGGCTGATCCTCTGCACTTACTTTTTCTGCTGCAGTCACCGGTAAAAAGGGATTCTGAGATGCAGatgttaaaaaataacaaaaatattaattctcTGTTGAAGTAATACATCAAAGCTTGTTTTCTATTTCTCTTCTCAGTACATGTACCTTAGGAAATGAGTAACTAATCAGTTTGATCAGGCAGAAAATTTATCCTTCACGTCGAAAAGTGGACAGTTAAGTTTGTTTCCAGAAAATCTGAGTGGTTCTCGGGGTAAActtaaaagcaaaggaaactatTGTGATTCAAAGGATTAGTAAAAGAAACTCACAGTAACCCTACAGAACAGCCTTTCTTGGGTGCATTTTTCTTCAATAAAGAAAGTCAATCtcaaccccagagctcttcccttgaccgagggagagaagagctctggggaaccctgaaacaaagtctcattggtttttgtgaagaacgatcaaaagcgtctctaattgcaatgaactttaacccattgaatcTTAGGAATGATGCTTAATTTAGATTTTACTGAAACGCCAGACGACTTTACTTGTCAAGGGCGGCGGTCCAGGGGTTGATGGGTTAACAGTGCGGTGTACAAATAAGGGCACATTCCTTGTAACTTACAGACACAAGTGACAAACACATAACCAAAATTCTCCCAAGTATACCCCTAACCCCCCTCCCACCCTCACAAGGTAAAGTGCAAAGCACATATCAAGTCTCTCTGTGACCAGCCACCCTGAAGGCCATTTGTATGCTTTTCTGGCTTCTTTATTGCAAAGAGCTGCGAAAACAACAACGATAGTCTTCCATGCAGAATAGACCCAGCCCCTTTTCTGCATATATGTATGGTGTGTTTTTGCTCTACGCCTGACGTTTTTCGGGCGACTAGATGTCGCTACAAGTTGAACACAATAATATGGCAGGGTATTTTGCATTTTGAGTACCTCAGAAATGTgcaattaataaaaaaattgtatcGTGACACTGTCTAAATTGGTAAAAGCTGTGTTTAGGCACTTGGTCTCGCAGGCATTTGGGCTTATTGGGCGTAACGAGTCATATAACAATAGAGGATATATATCCATCCATGGGTAATACGTAACTGGTATTCTAGAATCTATAGCTAACGTACCTGGCGTATTCCATCACGAAAATTGTAAAATGCATACAACCCGGCGCTAACAGCTGCTGTCCCTCCCAAAATGCGAATATAAGACATCACGGGATTGAGACCAGATCCCAGATAAATGAAATAAGCCGGTTACGTGAATATGCTACAACGAAGAGCTCATCTCCCACACCTGTGCGAGAACCACGATCAGTTTCTCTCGCGAAAATTGCCCAAAGGCGAGGAAACTCTGTATTGGCCGACACAAACTTCAAGCAATAGGAAAACAGTCGATTATGAGAGTAAACAAAAAGAGTGTTATTCTCCCAGCCCTTCCCGTGAATGTTTCGAATTAGAAATAAAGCTGTACCTCTCTTCAGATCTCTGCCGCAATTTTTGCCCGTTCCGAATCAAATAAAGACTGGGGAGTGGCTAGTGAGCTGAAACTGTGAAAACGTAGAAGGGAGGGTTCCGTAATATTTGAATTTTGTCACATGCCTTCTGCCTTCCGTTTAAAGTAgttaaaaagttgaaatttgtttttttccttccctTTTTCGGCTTACAGTACAATTCCATTTTGTCCAAATAACAGGAGTGAGAGCGTTTGTGAGAAGGTAGCCCGATCCGTTTTAAGCGTATAGTCCCCTCCCTCTCTCGTCATTATTATTTCCGTTTGTTAGCGCCTCAATAAGCCCTACGGAGTCCCCCTCCCACAGGTGCTTCATGTCCTTCCCAAGACTCTCGCATTAAAACGGTTTATTATAATCAGCATTGCTCATTTTGGGATCAGATATTAGGATgtcttttttctgcttttgacaTGGCTGATGTCCAAAAATCGCCATGGAGGGAGGTACAATATATGGCTCTTCAACTATTCTGTTAACTAGCTCGACAGCTGAAAAAGGCAAGTCTGGCGAGCTCGAAGGGTTTCCCTGTATATCGCCATTGGACGACGGTACGTGAAACACGACAAATttacttgtttgttttttttttccgaccaCTCGCCTGCCCATCGGAAGTTGATTTTATCGCAAAAGGTCGTTCCTCGTTTTTGAAAGATCTGTCTTGTTAAGTTTTTCTTCTGCTCAAACTATATTAATTAGCTTGATGAAATGACTATCATATACTAATGCTTactttcattttattgtttGAACAGCAACTGAACCTTGTATAACCTTATTTAAGAATTACATCAAGATAGAAAAAGAGAATTGTTTGTCTTGTATACGTACTACTATAAAAATCTCATTTGACGTTACATGTACGATGTACGTTTTTGATTCTCCTTCTGAATTTACAGGTGTGCTCTCAATTTCGTCTTAGTTTATAATGTCATTTTATACAAagcattttcttcaaaaatgttTACAGTTCGTTTTGCTTCCGTCATCATCCTTAACTCAGTGTCAGCTTAAAAAGATCAGGGAAATATAATTTCCTATAGCATCTTTTCCTAACTTTAATCATGCACAATTTACATGACTGTACTTGTAAATCCACAATAAAAGTCAATTACGTTACTCTTCATAATTTAATTTTCGTGAGCTAACTGTTTTCAAGATCTGCATTCTGAGTCACAAATTACAACAACCTTTTGGGAAATTTTTATCAATTTGTTACATTATTCCCTTCTTGACGGATTTTCTCCATATTAtagtttttttcttgtatttataatttattaGAAAAGCTAACATGAAAATTCGTATATCAAGATAAAAATaatctttcaacaaaaatagttctgatttctatttttttctggTCTCTGGTCAGTTATAATTTCCTATAAATTGGATTATTGTGATTCaacaaaaattaacaattattcaaagTTTGTTGATAAATAGTAGTggtttttaaaagaatattttcgTCCAAATGAAGTGAAGAGGGCGTTTTTATTAGTAAAAGACATCTCAGTTTGACAATCACTgcataataaattaataatgatTTCTCTCCCTTGTGGTTGACCTGAAGGAAATGCATCCTAAATTTGCATACCTTTGAAAAGTAATCTTTGAACTCATGGTGCATTGTTTGATCTTATTATTTCTGGAACCATATTGTACTTTTCATTTGTCAACTATCATCCTGGGTTCACTCTTGGTTAATCCATCATAGGACAGCTGAAAGAGTAATTGCACAATAATTATCTACCAGGGGTTTAGAGAAAGAAGTAACCGACTTCTCTTAGTAAACTGTAGCCGATACTGTTCATCGCGATCGGCTGTCAgtacttattgaaaccactgagCTACTACATAGAAATCGTTTGGTGACAGTTATATAACATTActcaatgaaagaaatattcAACTTTAAGCTGCCAAAAAACTTGCTTTACAAGGCTTGCTTGCTACTCATATAAAAAATCTGTTTTATGAAATGTCTTACTTGTGGCACAGAACTTTGATTATTATAATACCATAAATTCAGTCAGTTGATGACAACTTGGATGCTAAAAAAGGAAAGCTGTTATTTTGTAAACAAGGAAATTTTGATTAAAGAATTTGTTCACTCAGTAACTTAAACCATGCAAGAAATTGTTCCTGATTTTGGCCTGTACCAACCTTAATGGGAGTAAATCCCTTCGTCTTCTTTGTATGCACTTAAGGGGAACTATCATGACATGTTTCTCATGAGACCCAGCCACCAAGTTTTCGAAATACAAGAAATGTGCCACCTTAATATGGTGAGAACATTATCCTTGTCTTCGTCCTTAAATATCTTAGAACTCCTAGTAGGGGGACTGCCATTACGGAGCCTACACTGTACCTCTATCTACTCCTTATGTGAGAGACTCAGGCTACAACAATCCGTAGTACTGAGGGGCTTTGCCCTTTTTGCCCTGTATTCTAATGCAGATTGTGACAAATGAAAGGATTTTGTGCACAGTGCCAAGAGATCCTTTAGATCAATGAATCCTTCTTTTGACTCGCACTGATTAATTCCCATTGTTTACCTACAACAGAGTATCTCTTCCACAAAGAAAAGCAGCTTCCTGCTCAGTTGATGGACAAATGGCGTAAGGCAGCTCATGCAGTATCTTACGCCTCTGTTTTTTGTGCTTTTGTGATTGGAATTAGTGCATTTGGTAAGCATCCTTATTTTCACAAGACTGCACTTCCATTGTTTAAACAATTGATTCCTTGGAgtaattttacttgtcaaccgGGGCTTCTTAGGGGCCTGAGGAATCAGTGGTTAATTAAGTTGTCAATAATTATACTTTTTGCCTTGTTTTTCCTGGCAGTGTCAATTCCCCTTCTTcccacattttttttctggtttggaCTTGCAACTCGACCCCTCTAGGTCATCTCTAGTTACCTTGAATCTTTTTCTTGTACAGTTGCAGCAGGGATTTTAATTGTCAAGAAAGATCTGGCCGCTttaggctggtttaggcatctaagggttaatggggacagtgattgattaacccactgactcatgggggttccccattgacaagtgaaatcatctggcgttagacagagtaaaatactaagtcttaCCGGTGTAGGCCGGTTTAgacgccaaagggttaataaccTAATATACCATTGCAGTAAAAAGCATCACCCTTAATTTTTAAAGAATATTTGTTCGGATTCAAATacttacaaaacaaaaataaacctGAAAGAAactgtatattttttttaagtgcaGGTTATATTCATCAGTCCTTTCATGGGAACACATGAGTCCaagaaattgacctgctccccaATAAGTGTCTTCATACATGTAGTTCAGTTGGTAGTCAGtgagagcattgcaccggttCAAATCCTGCTGAAGACCCCTAATATTTCAGGTGTTTCATCCGTTAGAGACAATAAATTTGCTTAGAATGTAGTATGAGGATCACTGCTGTCTTTCAAAAATAAACCTAGAAACCACTTTgttctttgtcattttttttctctcaaattctttaaatgcatttaattattttttcacaGTTATTTCCAGTTTGGCTAAAAGTTCTGCAGCATTTGGCTTTGCAGTAAGTACTAACAACTTAAAGTAACAGACAGTATCACTATATGATAAGCATAAATAGACATATTTTCAGCTGTGAATTTGTATGGGGTTAATTTCTTTACCAGTGTTCTCTTGAGGCTCTTATTACTGCCAGACGAGTGTTTGTGTGGTGGTGGTGGTCACCTTTATTGCtactaaaataaattaaaacccTCTTGCCTTTAGAAGTTGTGGTCCCTCAGACACTTAAAAGGCAGGTCTGGCTAGCACGCGTAGGTTAAATTAATAAAGGTTAATGTGTATCTAAATTAAAAAATTTAATGCATGGCTATATTCTGGAATTAGGTACACTGTCTGGCATCTGGTAGGAGTAGAGGCTAACTGACTGTACCTGGAGTGGCCCCTTTCTTTAGTGGTGTCTGGGTGACAGCAtgctatttttaaaaaatgctgcCAAAGGTCATATCTCAAAAgcaaaatagaccatttttgtgtgcttagttacctggcctatgaatgaaagggAGGCTACTGAGTTGCATGACCTTGTTTGGATAGTCTGAAACCTCTGTCACTGCTTTTGTTATGTAATTTCCAACTAATTAGCTTGAGAACAATATCATTAATACAAGAAAAGCAGGGAgatctgtatcataacaaggtcaagtccagcctcactttcactTAACGGCCAGGCCCGagttgctcaaagcatggttagcgctaaccagcgttaaataccatggaaacctataggttttgatacctcttaaccaacagttaacgctaaccaggcttcgagcaaccggccccaggtaaCTAGGCACACaactgcaaaaaggtctattgatgaTCACTGTTATATGACTTATaaaagtcattatcaaaatgggttttaatcttaggtttgaaagaatctgtctggAATAAATAATAACTATTTCGTTAAATTTAGAGATAAAAAGTATATACTAGGCAACCTAATTAATAATTACTTAATCATGATATTAAGCAACTTCAATGGGTAAAGAAGCCAGTGCTTTTCTTTGGCTGACTGGTTACTTTAAGCGTTAAAGATTATCCCCTAAGTGgtgtttctgaaaaaaatagcttttaaaaataagtttataatttttgtcttttttcccaGTTTGGCTCTATATTAGATGTCTGTTCGTCATTGGTTGTAATTTGGAGGTTTTGCGGTTTGGCCGGGAAAACATATTCCTGGGAAAGAGAGCGAAGGTATGTTGTCCTAAAATTTGTAGAATTATGCTCTTTTGATTAACAGTTTGCAGAGCACAAGCAAAGTGTGAGGCTCAATGGAGGGAGCCATTAGAGGAACACTAGCCTTGAGTGCTTCCCATGTGATAAATGGTTTAGGCAGGGTTGGCCCAGTGAAAGAGCCTTTTAAGCCCTTCTCTCttgttcgattcccagacttgccatcatatatgggttgagtttgattGTTTGTTCTCCATTATTCCCTGGGAGGTATTTTTCTACTCGATCTAGGCTCCTCCCATTCATCAAAAACCATCCTTTAAAttgttgttatttgtttaatataatattataattattattatgacaacTTAATTAGAGTAATGCATAAaaccaataataattacatattGACACATTAACCTTAGTATCTtcataaaaatgtaattttttgtgTGTGCTGTTTCACTGCAGAGCTTGTATAGCAATTGGAATTCTGTTTTTGTTATCTGCAAGTGGAATATTCATCCGAGCCATCAGGTCTTTAGTTGTGGAGAAGCATGCAGTTAAAGTAAGTGCATTTGTAATGTGTCATTTATCAGCTAGGCTCATGAGACAGAAAGGCAAGCTTATTGATTCAGAAATAGTTTTGGATGAAAAGACTAACTTGAgttgaaaattaaaatgtttatcAAGGCTAAAAAGTCAAGAGAAATCATTAAAAAATGTTAATACTTTCATCCCTGAAGTGACCCCCAGCCATTTACGAGTAAAATCTGTGAATCACACTTTCAGGACACAAGGGTTATGGAAGGGGACATATAGTTCTTGAGCAGCCCACCTAAAGATGTTGTTAAGCCATTCACCATTGAAGCAGCCCCCAATGATGATTAAAAtaatctggcattagacagagtataaTCTATAAGGGAAGGAAGGGTTATGAAAGGGGTCAGTTCAAGTCAAGTAAAGTTCTTGAGCAGTCCacgtagatgttgttaaccaaTTTACCACTGAAGCAGCctccattgacgaataaaatcatctcgcgtcagacagagtaaaatctataagtctcactGTCAGGACCAAAATGGTTAATCACATACACGTTCTAGCACAGTTCATCTCCAGTATGATCATTAAATTAGAATTTTAAAGGGGACATATTTTTTGAGTGGATAATTAtagaggttgttaacccatAATTGGGAGTTCAGAAGCCTGCAATGTTTTTGAGCCGcagacagcaaccggaagtgagctgttttccatgTTAACTTGTCTTGTTGACTATCTTCTTTTGACTTTATATTGCAAAGTATCTTTCCTTTATTACAGATGATtaggttaaaaatctgggagacaatACTGCCCTGGCAtgcaaaatgttcatttccggttaccgtccgcagctcaaaaacgtcgcgtggttaaactccctaatgtctcCTGAACCACCCCACATTGACAAGTTAAATTGTTCcgatgttagacagagtaaaatctattacgtCACAATCCAAGGGGTCAATGAGTTAAAGGGGACTGTTTTTGAGCTTATGTAggggttgttaacccattgactcctgggggttgcccattgatgagtaaaatcgtctggtgttagacagagtaaaataccaagtctggccggtttcggccggtttggatgccaACGGGttaacagggacatagtttttcagtgagttgttaacccattgactcccaggggttccccattgacaagtaaaattgtctggcgagTTTTGGCCATTTtaggcatcaaagggttaattaaaccAGCAAATTACATCTAAAGAAAACTCACAGTGAATATGCCAAGTGACTCCTTTTTAATTTGCTCTGACTTGCATTAATTGTTAATCATCTTAACATAACTACTGTCAATGGTTAAATTATGCAGGTTTTTTTTACataactgtttctttttttttttagtttgctGGCATTGAGGCAATTTCTGGTGTCAGTTTAGTGGTGTATTCATCACTTGCGTGGATGAAATTTGTCATAGCTGAAAAGTTGGAAAGTGACTCTCTCCGAACAGATGGTAAGTTCTTCAAGCTTGTATTGCCATATCTAATACAACACTGCAGCTTGCCTGTATGGTTACATGCAACATCAAAAGGCTGCTGACCATTTATTATCACTGACCAGTTAAAAGTGCGATTACCGTTCCTTAGCAACCAAACCTATGTGAGTTGTCGTGGAGGAGGCAGTGTCGTCCAGTTGTTACTGGGCACTTGCTTTGAGAGTTCTGACCTCTCATTGAATTTGGTCCTGGTTGTCTGTAGTTCCGGACTACTTACTAGTGCAATTCCTGCTTCTCAAAGGGAAGTGTGGTTTGAGTGGGTTTATCAGTTTATCGTCGCTGACACCATCTCCAtatgaaattttgttttctttaagctTTCAACTCGACAGCCGGTGCGGGTATATCATTGGGGATGATTGTGAGCACAATATTTTATCAGTACAACAGACATATTTGGTATCTTGATGCTTCTGTAGCTCTTTGTATAGCAGTGGGATTATGTGGCTATGGAGTAAGGTTAGTGCAAAGTGTCAATTGAGAATTATTTTGTATGTGCGAAGTCATTTCCCTTTTGCTTTAGATTTGCGGTGGTGCATTCAGCAATTCTTATAAAAATATCACACTTCATTTTTAGTTAGTCTAAACAAAGAACAAAACCGATAAatgtaatttgtttgttttcctttgctgAGCAGAGTACCTTGCAAAAGTgaaattttgcattttccttttatGTTCTTAACAAAGCAAAGCTAGCAGTCGTTTTTTAATCATTCTGGTTCTTGTGTCATTGGAAACCTTAAGATTGCAGTCCTGAGGAGTGTATCTTTGATATGAGGAGACTACATGTATGAAGAGCTCATACTTCAACTgtagaaagaaaaattgtcaaccCAAGACAAGAATCTTTACAACTCGTGTATTGAAGCATGGAAATTAGCACGGGATAACCGACAAACTGTTAAGATCTTGTCCAACGATTTGAGCAAGGCTTTTGACTCTCTGCATCCTCTCCTTATGATCAGAAAATTAAGAGCGTATCGATTTTAATATGAACTACTCGACCTAATTCGATCCTACCTGTGTGATCGACTGGGTGGAGTGAAACTAAGAGCCATTAGAAGCCATATTGGAAGCGGACTGAGAGACGTTGTCCTCAGGGATCTGCCCTAGGTCCGTTGCTATGGAACATCTTCCAAAACGACCTGACATACGTAATTAACTCACATCTCTCTATATACACGGATGACCATCAACTGTATGAAACAGCGGGAAACCTG
The genomic region above belongs to Montipora capricornis isolate CH-2021 chromosome 5, ASM3666992v2, whole genome shotgun sequence and contains:
- the LOC138049241 gene encoding transmembrane protein 163a-like, which codes for MEGGTIYGSSTILLTSSTAEKGKSGELEGFPCISPLDDEYLFHKEKQLPAQLMDKWRKAAHAVSYASVFCAFVIGISAFVISSLAKSSAAFGFAFGSILDVCSSLVVIWRFCGLAGKTYSWERERRACIAIGILFLLSASGIFIRAIRSLVVEKHAVKFAGIEAISGVSLVVYSSLAWMKFVIAEKLESDSLRTDAFNSTAGAGISLGMIVSTIFYQYNRHIWYLDASVALCIAVGLCGYGVRLLGKLLPASEKAPPGELFE